One window of Daphnia carinata strain CSIRO-1 chromosome 7, CSIRO_AGI_Dcar_HiC_V3, whole genome shotgun sequence genomic DNA carries:
- the LOC130686771 gene encoding uncharacterized protein LOC130686771: protein MPATENPVKNVVVHPLVLLSVVDHFTRMSKIGNQKRVVGVLLGGLRSKGVLDVSNSFAVPFDEDDKDKSVWFLDHDYLENMSTMFKKVNAKEKIVGWYHTGPKLHQNDVAINELIRQYCPNSILVIIDAEPRDMGLPTEAYHAVEEVHDDGTPTSKTFEHLASEIGAEEAEEVGVEHLLRDVKDTTVGTLSQRITAQLLGLKGLLKQVRHIHEYLDQVIQGKLPVNHAVVYQLQDIFNLLPDVADQQFVKCVHTKTNDQMLVVYLASLTRSVIALHNLINNKLTNRDAERRKDEKDKEGKEKKEEKKEEKKEEITKDKSSRGVNHGLEIHQEVIDYAHEKLQAFIKGNSAIDEYDFCIPQFEQGNCLSLAATDRRYDRIYCGAACPEVYNNYIKQLVDIGGILVMPVNDELLQIRRTDENSWSVNRVLPVSFSSLILPQQEFIEDTVLPPINPHSLQNLCRIRIRSVLRQKVSAEHPDLWHRSRKQPKETSRRAVMRRCVVPLFANTDSDSDSPVEIEPAEAAEMSSNDSSEHNCIPPNNEEISIDRRAGVRSAESLSDSEDVGAKTKREKFDSGVSDLLESGSERSSSSCNQSPAGESSGRPSSVSERNSSVNNGAMAASAERENATTMPEETERQVRTRGPRPGIRLITHSLRAEERERAALLIFESHMDAEETSDSSEDEGAVSKRMITEKSYSSYVVTIGQIIYKENELLRAKLDLLSKTNMVDFAMDVHKNLYPDQEIPPTLKDKRTVVVEQLKKMQAETEPILAMFMNPEVTRQIQSSRDSRQLLDYLTKNHGLKPEMLDKLYLFAKFQYECGNYSGAAEYLHFHRFLVTPNDKNYLNGLWGKLASEILMQNWDTALEDLNRLKEYIDNNTFNTPLQALQQRTWLIHWSLFIFFNHAKGRDLIVEMLLYQNQYLNAIETMCPHILRYLTTAVIINKQNRRTMLKDLVKVIQQESYAYRDPITEFIEHLYVNFDFDAAQQKLRQCKDVLLNDFFLVAVLDDFIENARLMIFETFCRIHQCISIKMLAEKLNMTAEDAERWIVNLIRNARLDAKIDSQQGHVVMATQTVSPYQQLIEKTKMLSVRSQKLAADIEKKLNVRNADIPDYATRVCHNMATSLPLFSILYPSIRRYTVQPTRKSETPVDCQSLKRKGGLLHNLLLSVQRVVRTPLFIRWYEALSLALYSISESIIFIPKMVKGKKTDTMEILLNQTGVGSLPPQLPSTNEKVEELDETPPPSRPPSPPPSPPPSPTYSDKSQSSEWSIDVEELSDEPRPAIQARKDKSHAERPRSSSWSRSLMNSFRKKKKDKKLKPEDLYKTVPLPADFSTRTEEEVAVENELEIILRAEKLKEQEDVQIQATAEERITPGPIEGETVTTPEATAKAPFSEKNNRMSRILNFGTFGRRKSMPVQEEPVKDDPIDSEIKENQEIKIEQEQENKPEDKSEAKAETDGEGKSYSSEEESGESKAKSKSKSKKKVKSKSEKKTKNSRKEKSEEHPETALNNADNESSPKVENLEKQKGKNSKKSLDKTNSKQKSIFSFRSSSKTVEQIKPETDDNTEEVNEEQVEPMFDTAMKNETQPTENVKPKRRTIANFFKRQKSTKDNETPVASASNLDAPNLKKDNKFRSSFAKIKKTKSVDAETSPTEDTMEKNKKSQRSASLAFGSSFSLKRMFQTDSQPGTLERRTGSPGILTKRGKGSSTTRPKSVQLDEHPLEIENIPNASPTALRSSRSKLGERFITFTRDSLRMKKWSKSVDHSVTEVADEGLQVPVESEEHNVTAHKAPAMELEGTRTSVTEIPTNPGAEFITEAKEEEAVNPSTLQLDYEPKHAVVSSSPPAPHDENTTISDVYSNTSIFRPSIPEAPSQVENSLPDELHKAVAVSPINSLTNVLLVDVLGDILGQLNSSSEGKQLREIFENPHLTALLETHDVVTETLQVPDSTSTQGPFGKPIFGNFDFSSWEMPADISAVRAVGIRKNPGEPLGLTVKTEDGQLVIARILAGGAVDRQGLLHVGDIIGEVNGVVVRSAEQLQVEIARCREHIQLKILPSPQENGSNGAQVGQSPSTILASETINSATVCCVRAHFDYDPKEDKLLPCPEIGLAFKKGDILQVVNQSDPNWWQAKKVGWSGPAGLIPSQELEERRKAFVAPEADFVHKIGFCGTRISKKKKKLMYQIKSSVDLDKAELLLYEEVTRMPPFRRKTLVLVGSEGIGRRTLKNRLINSDPDRFGTTMPHTSRPMRELEEDGMGYWFVSREEMEHDVRDHQFLEFGEHNGHLYGTKLDTIRAVIRQGKMCVLDCSPNALKTLHNSPEFMPYVIFLAAPGMDQLKSIYENSRYSSRNLGTFDRSSSIRFSSRRARTLESLTSLYEEEDFKNALEESARIQRIYEKYFDQIIINEDPDQTFRKVVEALEILSNQHQWVPVSWVY from the exons atgcCTGCTACAGAAAACCCCGTGAAAAATGTGGTTGTACACCCTCTCGTTTTGTTGAGCGTCGTGGACCATTTCACACGTATGAGCAAAATCGGTAACCAAAAGCGTGTAGTGGGTGTCCTACTCGGTGGTCTGAGGAGTAAAGGAGTTTTGGATGTTTCAAATAGTTTTGCAG TTCCTTTTGATGAAGATGACAAAGACAAGTCTGTGTGGTTTTTGGATCACGACTATTTGGAGAATATGTCTACTATGTTCAAGAAAGTTAATG CCAAGGAAAAGATTGTTGGTTGGTATCATACTGGCCCAAAACTTCATCAGAATGATGTTGCCATCAACGAACTTATCAGACAGTATTGCCCTAACTCCATCTTAGTGATTATTGATGCTGAACCAAGAGATATGGGGCTCCCAACTGAAGCTTACCATGCTGTTGAAGAAGTCCATGAT GATGGCACTCCTACTAGTAAAACATTTGAACATTTGGCAAGTGAGATTGGGGCAGAGGAGGCGGAAGAAGTAGGAGTAGAGCATTTGCTTCGGGATGTTAAGGACACAACTGTTGGAACTCTATCACAGAGGATTACAGCACAGTTATTAGGTTTGAAAGGCCTCTTGAAGCAAGTCCGACACATACACGAATACTTAGACCAG GTAATACAAGGAAAACTGCCAGTGAACCACGCCGTAGTTTACCAGCTACAAGATATCTTCAATTTATTGCCTGATGTGGCGGATCAACAGTTTGTCAAATGCGTACACACCAAAACCAATGATCAAATGTTGGTTGTCTACCTAGCATCGCTCACTCGATCCGTCATCGCCCTTCACAACCTTATCAATAACAAACTTACAAACCG GGATGCCGAACGTCGTAAAGACGAGAAAGATAAAgaaggaaaggaaaagaaagaggaaaagaaagaagaaaagaaagaagaaattacaaaagacaaaa GTTCAAGAGGTGTCAATCATGGACTGGAAATACATCAGGAAGTAATTGACTATGCTCACGAAAAGCTACAAGCGTTCATCAAGGGGAATTCTGCGATAGACGAGTATGATTTCTGTATTCCCCAGTTCGAACAAGGCAACTGCTTGTCGTTGGCTGCAACCGATCGGCGATATGATCGCATATATTGTGGTGCGGCTTGCCCTGAAGTCTATAATAATTACATAAAGCAGCTTGTCGATATTGGTGGAATACTAGTCATGCCCGTGAACGATGAACTACTACAAATCCGCCGAACCGATGAAAATTCGTGGTCAGTTAACCGCGTGCTACcagtttctttctcttctctgATACTTCCACAGCAAGAATTCATCGAAGACACCGTTCTAC CCCCCATAAACCCACATAGCCTTCAGAACCTATGTCGAATTCGCATACGTTCAGTACTTCGGCAAAAAGTAAGCGCAGAGCACCCTGACTTGTGGCATCGCAGCCGAAAACAACCAAAGGAGACGAGTAGAAGGGCTGTTATGCGTCGTTGCGTTGTTCCCTTGTTTGCAAATACCGACAGCGATAGTGATTCACCAGTTGAAATTGAACCGGCGGAAGCCGCAGAAATGTCGTCGAATGATTCTTCTGAACACAATTGTATACCGCCTAACAATGAAGAAATATCAATTGACCGACGGGCTGGAGTGCGATCAGCTGAGTCGCTAAGCGACTCCGAAGATGTAGGCGCTAAAACGAAGCGGGAAAAGTTCGATAGCGGTGTTAGCGATCTCCTAGAGTCTGGTAGTGAGCGAAGTTCCTCTTCTTGTAATCAGTCCCCAGCCGGGGAATCATCTGGCAGACCGTCGTCAGTTTCTGAGCGCAACTCCTCAGTCAACAATGGTGCAATG GCGGCTTCTGCGGAGAGGGAAAACGCAACTACGATGCCTGAAGAAACAGAAAGACAAGTTAGAACTCGAGGCCCTCGACCTGGAATACGACTCATTACGCATTCTCTCCGAGCAGAAGAGAGGGAACGAGCGGCATTGCTTATATTTGAAAGTCATATGGATGCTGAAGAGACTTCCGATTCAAGCGAGGATGAAGGAGCAGTGA GCAAAAGAATGATAACAGAAAAAAGTTATTCTAGTTACGTCGTAACGATTGGTCAAATC ATCTATAAGGAAAATGAGCTCCTACGCGCCAAGTTGGATTTGCTtagcaaaacaaacatggtTGATTTTGCCATGGATGTCCATAAAAACTTGTATCCTGACCAGGAAATTCCCCCA ACACTGAAGGATAAGCGTACTGTAGTTGTTGAGCAGTTAAAAAAGATGCAAGCAGAAACAGAACCAATTTTGGCAATGTTTATGAATCCAGAAGTTACCCGGCAGATTCAGTCCTCCAGAGACTCAAGGCAGTTACTAGACTACCTTACCAAAAACCATGGCCTAAAGCCAGAAATGCTTGACAAACTATACCTGTTTGCCAAATTTCAGTATGAATGTGGTAATTATAGTGGTGCTGCTGAATATCTCCACTTTCACCGCTTTTTAGTTACTCCAAATGATAAA aattatttgaatggATTATGGGGCAAGTTGGCGTCTGAAATTTTGATGCAGAACTGGGATACTGCCCTAGAAGACTTGAATAGGTTAAAGGAATACATTGACAACAACACCTTCAATACCCCACTCCAAGCTTTGCAACAAAGAACCTGGCTTATTCACTGGTCCctgttcattttcttcaatcaCGCAAAAGGCCGTGACTTGATTGTAGAAATGTTGCTATACCAAAATCa gtATCTAAATGCTATTGAAACCATGTGTCCTCATATTCTTCGATATTTGACCACCGCTGTTATTATCAACAAACAGAATCGCCGCACAATGCTAAAAGATTTGGTGAAAGTTATTCAACAA GAATCCTATGCTTACCGTGATCCGATTACGGAGTTCATTGAGCACTTGTATGTGAACTTTGATTTTGACGCTGCCCAACAGAAGTTGCGCCAATGTAAAGATGTGTTGCTGAACGACTTCTTCTTGGTTGCCGTACTGGATGACTTTATCGAAAATGCCCGATTGATGATTTTCGAGACCTTCTGTCGTATTCACCAGTGCATCAGTATCAA GATGTTGGCTGAAAAATTGAACATGACTGCTGAAGACGCTGAACGCTGGATAGTAAACTTGATCCGAAATGCGCGGCTTGACGCCAAAATCGACTCGCAGCAAGGACACGTTGTGATGGCGACTCAAACCGTATCGCCTTACCAGCAACTCATTGAGAAGACCAAAATGCTCTCCGTGCGCTCTCAGAAGCTAGCTGCTGACATTGAGAAGAAACTTAATGTTCGGAATGCAGAT ATACCTGACTACGCAACTCGTGTCTGCCATAATATGGCCACCTCCCTCCCCTTATTCTCTATACTCTACCCCTCCATTCGGCGTTATACAGTCCAGCCGACTAGGAAATCTGAGACTCCAGTCGACTGCCAGTctttaaagagaaaaggggGACTCTTACACAATCTACTACTTTCCGTCCAAAGGGTTGTTCGAACTCCATTATTTATCCGGTGGTACGAGGCGTTGTCTCTCGCCCTTTACTCCATCAGCGAATCAATCATTTTCATACCGAAGATGGTAAAGGGTAAGAAAACCGACACCATGGAAATTTTACTGAATCAAACTGGTGTCGGCAGTTTGCCTCCTCAGCTACCTTCAACTAATGAAAAAGTGGAAGAATTGGATGAAACCCCTCCACCGTCTCGCCCACCATCGCCTCCACCGTCTCCTCCGCCATCTCCAACGTATTCTGACAAATCCCAAAGTTCCGAATGGTCTATAGATGTAGAAGAGTTGAGTGATGAACCAAGGCCTGCCATTCAAGCGAGAAAGGACAAATCACATGCCGAAAGACCTCGTTCCAGCTCGTGGTCACGTAGCCTCATGAATtcatttcgaaaaaagaaaaaggacaaaaaattaaaacctgAGGACTTGTACAAGACCGTACCGCTTCCCGCGGATTTTTCCACCAGGACAGAGGAAGAAGTGGCCGtagaaaatgaattggaaaTCATATTGCGTGCGGAAAAATTGAAAGAGCAAGAAGACGTCCAAATACAAGCAACGGCAGAAGAAAGAATAACACCTGGTCCAATAGAAGGCGAAACAGTTACAACGCCAGAAGCAACAGCAAAAGCTCCGttttcggaaaaaaataacaggatGTCCAGAATATTAAATTTCGGAACATTTGGGCGGCGGAAATCTATGCCTGTCCAAGAAGAACCGGTGAAGGATGATCCCATAGATAGTGAAATCAAGGAAAATCAGGAAATTAAAATTGAACaggaacaagaaaacaaacccGAAGACAAATCAGAAGCAAAAGCCGAAACTGACGGGGAAGGAAAAAGTTACAGCTCTGAGGAAGAAAGCGGCGAATCAAAAGCTAAAAGCAAAAgcaagtcaaagaaaaaggtgaaatccaaatcggaaaagaaaaccaagaacagtagaaaggaaaaatcagaAGAACATCCTGAAACGGCGTTAAACAATGCCGATAACGAGTCTAGCCCCAAAGttgaaaatttagaaaaacaaaaaggaaaaaattctAAGAAGTCGTTGGACAAAACCAACTCAAAgcaaaaatctattttctcATTCAGATCTTCATCGAAAACAGTAGAGCAAATTAAACCAGAAACGGATGACAACACAGAAGAGGTTAACGAGGAACAAGTAGAGCCGATGTTTGATACTgccatgaaaaatgaaactcaACCGACGGAAAATGTGAAACCTAAACGAAGGACGATAGCTAACTTTTTTAAACGTCAGAAGAGTACAAAGGACAACGAGACTCCAGTAGCGTCTGCATCAAACTTGGATGCTCCGAATTTGAAGAAAGATAACAAATTCCGCAGTTCTTTTGccaagataaagaaaacaaaatcggtGGACGCGGAAACTAGCCCGACCGAAGACACAAtggaaaagaacaagaaatccCAGAGATCAGCGTCCTTAGCATTTGGCAGTTCATTCAGTTTAAAGAGAATGTTCCAAACAGATTCGCAGCCTGGCACCCTTGAACGACGTACAGGTAGTCCTGGAATTTTAACAAAGCGAGGCAAAGGATCTTCCACTACCAGACCGAAATCTGTTCAACTAGATGAGCATCCccttgaaattgaaaatatccCAAATGCTTCACCAACAGCATTAAGGTCTTCCAGAAGTAAGCTTGGTGAGCGTTTCATCACTTTTACAAGGGATTCGTTAAGAATGAAGAAATGGTCTAAATCTGTTGACCACAGCGTGACAGAAGTAGCTGATGAAGGCCTGCAAGTGCCAGTTGAATCGGAAGAACACAATGTTACAGCTCATAAAGCTCCCGCAATGGAACTTGAAGGAACCCGAACAAGTGTCACCGAAATCCCTACAAATCCTGGTGCGGAGTTCATAACTGAagctaaagaagaagaagctgtcAACCCTTCAACTTTGCAACTGGATTATGAACCTAAACATG CTGTGGTTTCCTCGTCGCCGCCAGCTCCACATGACGAAAACACCACGATTTCCGATGTTTACAGCAACACTTCTATCTTTCGGCCGTCTATCCCGGAAGCACCCAGCCAGGTGGAGAATTCATTGCCGGATGAATTGCATAAG GCGGTGGCTGTTTCTCCGATCAATTCTTTGACGAACGTTCTTCTTGTCGATGTACTTGGCGATATCCTTGGACAATTAAATTCTTCGTCTGAAGGAAAACAACTGAGAGAAATATTTGAGAATCCTCACTTAACA GCATTGCTGGAAACGCACGACGTGGTGACGGAGACTCTGCAAGTGCCTGATTCCACGTCTACACAGGGACCGTTTGGTAAACCTATATTCggaaattttgatttttcttcttgggaGATGCCGGCGGATATCAGTGCTGTACGTGCTGTTGGTATCAGAAAGAATCCCGGAGAGCCGTTG GGTTTGACAGTAAAAACTGAAGATGGACAGTTGGTTATTGCGAGAATACTTGCTGGAGGAGCAGTTGATCGTCAAGGTCTCCTTCACGTCGGTGACATCATTGGAGAAGTTAATGGTGTCGTCGTTCGTTCAGCGGAACAGTTGCAG GTTGAAATCGCACGCTGCAGGGAACACATTCAACTGAAGATCTTACCCAGTCCGCAAGAGAATGGTTCTAATGGGGCTCAGGTAGGCCAATCGCCTAGCACAATCCTGGCTTCAGAAACGATCAACAGCGCTACGGTG TGCTGCGTTCGAGCTCACTTTGACTATGATCCGAAAGAAGACAAACTACTTCCATGTCCAGAGATTGGTCTCGCTTTCAAAAAAGGAGATATTTTGCAG GTTGTTAACCAAAGTGATCCCAATTGGTGGCAAGCCAAGAAGGTTGGTTGGAGTGGCCCAGCAGGATTGATTCCTTCGCAAGAGTTGGAAGAGCGTCGCAAAGCGTTTGTAGCCCCAGAAGCTGACTTTGTTCACAAAATAGGCTTTTGTGGAACTAGA AtctctaaaaagaaaaagaaattgatgtACCAAATCAAGTCTAGTGTTGACTTGGATAAAGCAGAGTTGCTTCTTTACGAGGAGGTTACTCGTATGCCACCATTTCGCCGGAAGACCTTGGTGCTCGTTGGATCGGAGGGTATTGGTCGACGCACATTAAAGAACCGATTGATCAACAGTGATCCTGACCGCTTCGGAACTACTATGCCtc ACACATCTCGACCGATGCGGGAACTTGAGGAAGACGGTATGGGCTATTGGTTCGTCTCACGTGAAGAGATGGAACATGACGTGCGTGATCATCAATTTCTCGAGTTCGGTGAACACAATGGTCACCTTTATGGTACAAAGTTAGATACCATCCGTGCAGTAATCCGCCAGGGTAAAATGTGTGTTTTAGATTGCAGCCCAAAC GCACTAAAAACTCTTCACAACTCACCAGAGTTTATGCCTTATGTCATATTTTTAGCAGCCCCTGGAATGGACCAATTGAAAAGCATTTACGAGAACTCGCGATATTCCAGTCGAAATCTGGGAACG TTTGATCGTTCCAGCTCCATTCGTTTCAGTTCGAGAAGAGCACGTACTCTCGAATCCCTGACGTCTTTATACGAG GAAGAGGATTTCAAAAATGCATTAGAGGAAAGCGCTCGTATTCAGAGAATTTACGAGAAATATTTCGATCAGATTATCATCAATGAAGATCCCGACcaaacgtttcgcaaagtggtcGAAGCACTGGAAATTCTTTCCAACCAACATCAGTGGGTTCCCGTTTCATGGGTCtattag
- the LOC130686532 gene encoding ribonuclease P protein subunit p30-like — protein MNTVQGFCDFNIPSRCSPTTTLRDVVIRAVKLGYGAIAINTTIEEDVLITTKKKTNKKGDAIEDKKEIPLPPKLNFTQEELDSFKVHGKSVKILQRLTVMLSDPTNTQKLVQSVNAKSYDLIAVCPTTTAAFLHAVANMDVDIITYHPMDTKEVRFNRRQYHQATDRGIFFEIPYAFMLRDPAMRKKIIQISHQYHAVGKSRNIIIGSGANTPMELRAPYDVANLGLLFGLTEGEARSALTLSGRSVALHAVTRKTGKCVSFITETDKLDPEERWKAREIADAEERLLGKPETKKLKMDSDTVS, from the exons ATGAACACTGTACAAGGATTCTGTGATTTCAACATACCTTCCCGATGTAGCCCTACCACTACATTGAGAGATGTCGTCATACGTGCTGTCAAAC TTGGTTATGGGGCCATTGCCATCAATACAACAATAGAAGAAGATGTTTTAAtcacaacaaagaaaaaaactaacaagAAAGGTGATGCAATagaggacaaaaaagaaattccccTGCCTCCTAAACTGAATTTCACACAAGAAGAATTGGATTCCTTTAAA GTTCATGGGAAAAGTGTGAAAATTTTACAGCGCTTGACTGTTATGCTTAGTGACCctacaaacacacaaaaactg GTGCAGTCCGTGAATGCCAAAAGTTATGATTTAATAGCAGTTTGCCCTACAACTACAGCTGCATTTCTG CATGCTGTGGCAAATATGGATGTAGACATTATTACATACCATCCAATGGACACTAAAGAAGTGAGATTCAATAGAAGACAGTACCACCAAGCTACTGACAGGGGAATATTTTTTGAGATACCATATGCATTCATGCTCAGAGATCCAGCaatgcgaaaaaaaattattcagataTCTCACCAATACCATGCAGTTGGAAAATCAAGA AACATAATCATCGGTAGTGGAGCAAACACGCCAATGGAGCTTCGAGCACCGTATGACGTGGCCAATTT AGGACTGCTTTTTGGGTTAACTGAAGGTGAAGCGAGATCTGCGTTGACCTTAAGTGGGAGATCAGTCGCACTTCATGCTG TGAcaagaaaaactggaaaatgtGTAAGTTTCATCACAGAGACAGATAAGCTTGATCCAGAAGAACGGTGGAAAGCTCGTGAGATAGCAGATGCGGAAGAAAGACTTCTCGGAAAACCGGAgaccaaaaaattgaaaatggattCCGATACAGTTTCATAG
- the LOC130686517 gene encoding dynein regulatory complex subunit 4-like, with product MVSKNEIKTAGAKSGKPAKGSKGKKTGKKNVSHRSALLLDGLPVSEMSRDQLLNHLTRLLDQLEKEREERNFFQLERDQIYGFWKVAKEEVEDVRARLRNKEKELDDAEEIRQKDISIYKQQIKCLLHEHQTTVAEARNEQQTALELAHLEHQDQEQILRLEQQRLKEEIRHLSLQEQLTVDNIKMEHSQELSEMRKNLEQEARQLEIKYQNQMDALRNDLEKRRRNDLQNIDTKDQQHLAALKANHEQAVINLKNYFNDIILNNMTLITSMKEQLSEFRIKEERLEKQFHRTSKEIKHLREKCEQLEKINKELRKDTENWLHAKTSLQAAKSHHKTMSKQLEEAVWQREVAEQRLARTKTERDELEENFMAAILEVQQKANLKQLVLEKKMETLQESLKFKDIALKQFTLNGSGLNLDAGTNSSGETISCSLREGRQQTVVKMNFEAGHHEGMPDKSFQSSNESIPAIEEKLSLQSSSIKSILDTSKSKSAVLDVKDVL from the exons atggtGAGTAAGAATGAGATAAAAACAGCTGGGGCTAAGTCAGGAAAACCG GCCAAAGGGAGCAAAGGTAAAAAGACCGGGAAGAAAAATGTATCTCACCGCAGCGCTTTACTGTTGGACGGACTACCAGTATCTGAGATGTCAAGAGATCAACTTCTTAATCATTTAACTCGACTTCTTGACCAGCTGGAAAAAGAACGTGAAGaacgtaatttttttcaactagAGCGCGAtcaaatttatggtttttggaAAGTCGCAAAGGAAGAAGTCGAAGATGTACGGGCTCGCCTCAG aaataaagaaaaggaattaGACGACGCTGAAGAAATAAGACAAAAAGACATATCGATCTATAAGCAGCAAATAAAATGTCTTCTTCATGAACATCAGACAACTGTAGCTGAAGCGCGG AACGAACAACAAACAGCTTTGGAGCTAGCTCATTTAGAACATCAAGATCAAGAGCAAATACTGCGTTTAGAACAACAGCGTTTGAAAGAGGAAATCCGTCATCTAAGTCTTCAAGAGCAGCTTACAGTTGACAATATCAAAATGGAACACTCACAAGAATTGAGTGAGATGCGTAAAAACTTAGAGCAGGAAGCTAGACAACTTGAAATCAAGTACCAAAATCAGATGGATGCCCTGAGGAACGATCTAGAAAAACGGAGGAGAAACGACTTACAAAATATTGATACAAAAGATCAGCAACATTTAGCTGCACTAAAAGCTAATCACGAACAGGCAgtaattaatttaaagaattATTTTAACGACATTATTCTCAACAACATGACCTTGATCACGTCTATGAaa GAACAATTATCAGAATTCCGGATTAAAGAAGAAAGGTTGGAAAAGCAATTTCACAGGACTAGCAAGGAGATAAAGCATCTAAGGGAGAAATGCGAACAgctggaaaaaataaataaagagttACGGAAAGATACAGAGAACTGGTTACATGCTAAAACTTCCCTACAA GCAGCAAAAAGTCACCACAAAACGATGTCCAAACAGCTTGAAGAAGCTGTATGGCAACGTGAAGTGGCCGAGCAACGTCTAGCGCGAACAAAAACCGAACGGGACGAGTTAGAAGAAAACTTCATGGCTGCTATCTTGGAGGTGCAACAGAAAGCAAATCTAAAACAGCTTGttctggaaaagaaaat GGAAACATTACAAGAATCTCTTAAATTTAAAGACATTGCATTGAAACAATTTACCTTAAATGGATCTGGCTTGAACTTGGATGCAGGAACAAATTCATCTGGAGAGACAATT TCATGCTCTTTGAGAGAGGGGAGACAACAAACAGTGGTTAAAATGAACTTTGAAGCAGGACATCATGAAGGAATGCCAGACAAATCTTTCCAGTCCTCCAATGAGAGCATACCTgccattgaagaaaaattaagccTACAGTCTAgttcaatcaaatcaattcTAGATACATCAAAATCTAAGTCAGCAGTCTTGGACGTCAAAGATGTGTTGTAA